A genomic segment from Sphingomonas astaxanthinifaciens DSM 22298 encodes:
- a CDS encoding family 1 glycosylhydrolase yields MFATGIENSIPTINGGKTRVDQMEASDHYRRWQEDFDCVEDIGIQYLRFGPPLHKTFLGPGKYDWEFADLTLNDLKRRDITPIVDLCHFGVPDWIGNFQNPDFSQHFANYAADFAERYPWIQLYTPVNEMFICAAFSAKYGWWNEQERTDRSFVTALKHIVKANVLAMTEILKRRPDAIFIQSESSEYFHADSPAAIGPAEVLNSRRFLSLDLNYGRRVDSEMYEYLMDNGMTREEYHFFLGNRLKQHCILGNDYYWTNEHRVHADGRTEASGEVFGYCEITRQYHNRYRLPIMHTETNLREGPTGQESVQWLWKEWANVLRLRNVGIPTVGFTWYSLTDQVDWDTALREQNGNVNPLGLFDLDRKIRNVGKAYKQLIRDWRDVLPASSVCLAVPVKPLHQGVWPPLTTPPGERKETQDKGLALGNQDQQTPEAA; encoded by the coding sequence ATGTTCGCCACCGGGATCGAGAACAGCATCCCGACCATCAACGGCGGCAAGACCCGCGTCGACCAGATGGAGGCGTCGGACCATTACCGCCGGTGGCAGGAGGATTTCGACTGCGTCGAGGACATCGGGATCCAGTATCTCCGCTTCGGCCCGCCGCTCCACAAGACCTTCCTCGGTCCCGGCAAATATGACTGGGAGTTCGCCGACCTCACCCTCAATGACCTCAAGCGCCGCGACATCACCCCGATCGTCGACCTCTGCCACTTCGGTGTCCCCGACTGGATCGGCAATTTCCAGAACCCCGATTTCAGCCAGCATTTCGCCAATTACGCCGCCGATTTCGCCGAGCGCTATCCATGGATCCAGCTCTACACGCCGGTGAACGAGATGTTCATCTGCGCCGCCTTCAGCGCCAAATATGGCTGGTGGAACGAGCAGGAGCGGACCGACCGCTCCTTCGTCACCGCATTGAAGCACATCGTCAAAGCCAATGTGCTGGCGATGACCGAGATCCTGAAGCGCCGCCCCGACGCCATCTTCATCCAATCGGAATCATCCGAATATTTCCACGCCGACAGCCCGGCCGCGATCGGCCCGGCCGAGGTCCTCAACAGCCGCCGATTCCTCAGCCTCGATCTCAACTACGGCCGCCGGGTCGACAGCGAGATGTACGAATATCTGATGGATAACGGGATGACCCGGGAGGAATATCACTTCTTCCTCGGCAACCGCCTCAAGCAGCACTGCATCCTCGGCAACGACTATTACTGGACCAACGAGCACCGGGTCCATGCCGACGGCCGGACCGAGGCCAGCGGCGAGGTATTCGGCTATTGCGAGATCACCCGGCAGTATCACAACCGCTACCGGCTCCCGATCATGCACACCGAGACCAATTTGCGCGAAGGTCCGACGGGCCAGGAATCGGTCCAGTGGCTGTGGAAGGAATGGGCCAACGTCCTCAGGCTGCGCAACGTCGGCATCCCCACCGTCGGCTTCACCTGGTACAGCCTCACCGACCAGGTCGACTGGGACACCGCGCTTCGCGAGCAGAACGGCAACGTCAATCCGCTCGGCCTGTTCGACCTGGACCGCAAGATCCGCAACGTCGGCAAGGCCTACAAGCAGCTGATCCGCGACTGGCGCGACGTGTTGCCGGCCTCCTCGGTCTGCCTCGCGGTGCCGGTCAAGCCGCTGCACCAGGGCGTCTGGCCGCCGCTCACCACCCCGCCGGGCGAGCGCAAGGAGACGCAGGACAAGGGCCTCGCGCTCGGCAACCAGGACCAGCAGACGCCGGAGGCCGCATGA
- a CDS encoding 2-dehydro-3-deoxy-6-phosphogalactonate aldolase — MSAEEDFAQYLGQCPLVAIIRGVTPEEAVAVGKALLAAGIAIIEVPLNSPQPFESIDRLAKALGDRALVGAGTVLDPLSVARVKDAGGRLVVAPNTNAQVIAAAVQAGMVAAPGYFTPTEAFVALDAGAQALKLFPAEGASPAVLKAQRAVLPRQVPVLVVGGVQPDTMTPWLEAGANGFGLGSGLYVPGRSADEVEARARAYVAGLAK; from the coding sequence ATGAGCGCCGAAGAGGATTTTGCCCAGTATCTCGGCCAGTGCCCGCTGGTGGCGATTATCCGCGGGGTCACTCCCGAAGAAGCGGTCGCGGTCGGCAAGGCCTTGCTGGCCGCGGGGATCGCGATCATCGAAGTCCCGCTCAATAGCCCGCAACCGTTCGAAAGCATCGACCGGCTGGCGAAGGCGCTCGGCGACCGCGCGCTGGTCGGCGCCGGGACCGTGCTCGACCCATTGAGCGTCGCGCGGGTCAAGGATGCGGGCGGGCGGCTGGTCGTCGCGCCCAACACCAATGCACAGGTAATCGCGGCGGCGGTGCAGGCCGGGATGGTCGCGGCGCCCGGCTATTTCACTCCGACCGAGGCCTTCGTCGCGCTCGACGCAGGGGCGCAGGCACTGAAGCTGTTCCCGGCCGAGGGCGCCTCGCCGGCGGTGCTCAAGGCGCAGCGCGCGGTGCTTCCCAGGCAAGTGCCGGTGCTGGTGGTCGGCGGGGTCCAGCCCGACACGATGACGCCGTGGCTGGAGGCCGGGGCCAATGGCTTCGGGCTGGGGTCGGGCCTCTACGTTCCCGGGCGCAGCGCCGACGAGGTCGAGGCCCGCGCGAGGGCCTATGTCGCGGGGCTGGCCAAGTGA
- a CDS encoding MFS transporter, translated as MTSTRTEPISRSSLTIAAFSTVVEWYDFTLYLYFATVLARVFFGDSSGSLLDTLAGFAIAYLMRPVGALAFGHLGDRYGRRRMLLASVALMTAAMLGIALLPTREAIGPLAGWLLLALRCVMGFAVGGEYTGVVAYLVEGARPERRGLVTSLAAAASEVGGLLAVGLSALTVSLVAPPALAEWGWRLPFLFGAALAGIVGIARASIEESPEFARQQSAGTVPESPLRHVLTHHRAGIARAFAISALGSISYYVGITYVPAFLTSAGRMSEELSLWLATIAAVVVIAVTPLIGAASDRFGRRNLLVLLALLCALLPVTMFAWMASGSSGQALIGAVVLAGIAGGVSAVGAAATAEQVGGEGRLSALALGATGATAIFGGVTPWLAQFWVERSGWTLAPGVMIAIVALAVLPVLLTLPRRARPSSWAED; from the coding sequence ATGACCAGCACGAGGACCGAGCCCATTTCCCGTTCGTCGCTGACGATCGCCGCCTTTTCGACGGTGGTCGAATGGTATGATTTCACCCTCTACCTCTATTTCGCGACCGTGCTGGCGCGGGTGTTCTTCGGCGACTCGTCGGGCTCGCTGCTCGACACGCTGGCGGGCTTCGCCATCGCCTATCTGATGCGGCCGGTGGGGGCGCTCGCCTTCGGCCATCTCGGCGACCGCTACGGACGGCGGAGGATGCTGCTCGCCTCGGTCGCGCTGATGACCGCGGCGATGCTGGGGATCGCGCTGCTGCCCACGCGCGAGGCGATCGGCCCGCTCGCCGGCTGGCTGCTGCTGGCCCTGCGCTGCGTCATGGGGTTCGCGGTCGGCGGCGAATATACCGGCGTGGTCGCCTATCTGGTCGAGGGTGCCCGGCCCGAGCGACGCGGCCTCGTCACCTCGCTCGCCGCGGCGGCCAGCGAGGTCGGCGGGTTGCTTGCGGTCGGGCTCTCGGCGCTGACCGTCAGCCTCGTCGCGCCCCCGGCACTCGCCGAATGGGGCTGGCGCCTGCCGTTCCTGTTCGGTGCGGCCTTGGCGGGAATCGTCGGCATCGCCCGCGCGAGCATCGAGGAATCGCCCGAGTTCGCGCGTCAGCAAAGTGCTGGCACGGTCCCCGAAAGCCCGCTCCGCCATGTCCTCACCCACCATCGCGCCGGCATCGCCCGGGCCTTCGCCATCTCCGCGCTGGGATCGATCAGCTATTATGTCGGCATCACCTATGTCCCGGCATTCCTGACCTCGGCCGGGCGGATGAGCGAGGAACTGTCGCTGTGGCTGGCGACGATCGCGGCGGTGGTGGTGATTGCGGTGACTCCACTCATCGGCGCCGCCTCGGACCGCTTCGGGCGGCGGAACCTGCTGGTTCTCCTCGCCCTCCTCTGCGCGCTCCTCCCGGTGACGATGTTCGCCTGGATGGCGAGCGGGTCGAGCGGACAGGCGCTGATCGGCGCGGTGGTGCTCGCGGGCATCGCGGGCGGCGTGAGCGCGGTCGGCGCGGCGGCCACGGCCGAGCAGGTCGGGGGCGAAGGACGGCTGAGCGCGCTGGCACTGGGCGCGACCGGAGCGACCGCCATCTTCGGCGGGGTCACGCCATGGCTCGCGCAATTTTGGGTCGAGCGGAGCGGCTGGACGCTGGCGCCCGGCGTGATGATCGCGATTGTCGCGCTGGCCGTGCTGCCGGTGCTGCTGACCCTGCCGCGCCGAGCAAGGCCGAGTTCATGGGCCGAGGACTAG
- a CDS encoding SMP-30/gluconolactonase/LRE family protein, with product MDLTCVADVQALLGEGPQWDPADAALTFVDIKGRRVFRWREGQRLEEYPTPYRLGSLIPRASGGHIAGTDHGIAAVDLARERFELLFDPEEDRETNRFNDAKVDRAGRLFAGTMDDEEEQASGAFYRIDRNLICTRVDDGFRVTNGPAFSPDGRIMYANDSALQVTWRYDLMPDGTPIHRRELARFGEGEGYPDGMTVDSEGCLWIAFWDGWCLRRLSPDGERLAELRLPVQRPTSCTFGGPALDRLFITSARIGLEEKDLAAQPTAGGLFMCSPGVTGIADLPFAG from the coding sequence ATGGACCTGACCTGCGTAGCCGACGTCCAGGCCTTGCTTGGCGAGGGGCCCCAGTGGGACCCTGCCGACGCTGCCTTGACCTTCGTGGACATCAAGGGGCGCCGGGTCTTCCGCTGGCGCGAGGGACAGAGGCTCGAGGAATATCCGACCCCCTATCGGCTCGGCAGCCTCATTCCGCGCGCCTCGGGCGGGCATATCGCCGGCACCGACCATGGCATCGCGGCGGTCGACCTCGCCCGCGAGCGGTTCGAGCTTCTGTTCGACCCCGAGGAGGACCGCGAGACCAACCGCTTCAACGACGCCAAGGTCGACCGCGCCGGGCGCCTCTTCGCGGGCACCATGGACGACGAGGAAGAACAGGCAAGCGGCGCCTTCTACCGGATCGACCGCAACCTCATCTGCACCCGGGTCGACGACGGCTTCCGGGTCACCAACGGTCCCGCCTTCAGCCCCGACGGCCGGATCATGTATGCCAACGACAGCGCGCTCCAGGTGACCTGGCGCTACGACCTGATGCCCGACGGCACCCCCATCCACCGCCGCGAACTGGCGCGGTTTGGCGAAGGCGAGGGCTATCCCGACGGAATGACGGTCGATTCCGAGGGCTGCCTGTGGATCGCCTTCTGGGACGGCTGGTGCCTGCGCCGCCTGTCGCCCGACGGCGAGCGCCTCGCCGAGCTCCGCCTGCCGGTCCAGCGCCCGACCAGCTGCACCTTCGGCGGTCCCGCGCTCGACCGCCTGTTCATCACCTCGGCCCGGATCGGACTCGAAGAAAAGGACCTCGCCGCGCAACCAACCGCGGGCGGGCTCTTTATGTGTTCACCGGGAGTGACCGGGATCGCCGATCTGCCCTTCGCGGGCTGA
- the dgoD gene encoding galactonate dehydratase, producing MTGCPELKIGRIETFLVPPRWLFVRVETVDGAFGWGEASLEGHAEAVNGAFEALRDRFLGHDARRIEDIWQIAYRGGFYRGGPVLMSALSGLDQALWDLKGKALGVPAWELMGGRVRDRIRAYAWIGGDRPHEIADAARARKDQGFSAVKMNATAELDWIGTPRLFDEVIERVKAAQAAGMDVGLDFHGRVHRAMAKQLAKVLEPLGLLFIEEPLLSENHEGLADIANLVSTPIALGERLYSRWDFKTFFQTGAVDIIQPDLSHAGGLSECRRIAAMAEAFDVAVAPHCPLGPLALAACLQLAANAPNVAIQEMSLGIHYNVGHDLLNFITDPEVLTPVDGYLAIPEKPGLGITIDEAAVREVAKDGHRWRNPIWRQHDGSFAEW from the coding sequence ATGACCGGCTGCCCCGAACTCAAGATCGGGCGGATCGAGACCTTCCTCGTCCCGCCGCGCTGGCTGTTCGTCCGGGTCGAGACGGTCGACGGCGCCTTCGGCTGGGGAGAGGCCAGCCTCGAGGGTCATGCCGAGGCGGTGAACGGGGCCTTCGAGGCGCTCCGCGACCGCTTCCTCGGGCATGACGCGCGGCGCATCGAGGACATCTGGCAGATCGCCTATCGCGGCGGCTTCTACCGCGGCGGCCCGGTGCTGATGAGCGCCCTGTCCGGGCTCGACCAGGCCCTGTGGGACTTGAAGGGCAAGGCGCTCGGCGTCCCCGCCTGGGAGTTGATGGGCGGCCGCGTCCGCGACCGGATCCGGGCCTATGCCTGGATCGGCGGCGACCGCCCGCACGAGATCGCCGATGCCGCCCGGGCCCGCAAGGACCAGGGCTTCTCGGCGGTCAAGATGAACGCCACCGCCGAGCTCGACTGGATCGGCACGCCGCGCCTGTTCGACGAGGTGATCGAGCGGGTGAAGGCGGCGCAGGCAGCGGGCATGGACGTCGGCCTCGACTTCCACGGCCGGGTCCACCGGGCGATGGCGAAACAGCTCGCCAAGGTGCTCGAGCCCCTGGGCCTCCTGTTCATCGAGGAGCCGTTGCTCTCCGAGAACCACGAGGGCCTCGCCGACATCGCCAATCTCGTCTCGACCCCGATCGCGCTCGGCGAGCGGCTCTACAGCCGCTGGGACTTCAAGACCTTCTTCCAGACGGGCGCGGTCGACATCATCCAGCCCGACCTCAGCCACGCCGGGGGGCTCAGCGAGTGCCGCCGGATCGCGGCCATGGCCGAGGCCTTTGACGTCGCGGTTGCGCCGCACTGCCCGCTCGGCCCGCTGGCGCTCGCCGCCTGCCTCCAGCTCGCCGCCAATGCCCCCAATGTCGCGATCCAGGAAATGAGCCTCGGGATCCACTATAACGTGGGCCACGACCTGTTGAACTTCATCACCGATCCCGAGGTGCTGACCCCGGTCGACGGCTATCTCGCCATCCCGGAAAAGCCCGGCCTCGGGATCACGATCGACGAGGCCGCGGTGCGCGAGGTGGCGAAGGATGGCCATCGCTGGCGCAACCCCATCTGGCGCCAGCACGACGGCAGCTTCGCGGAATGGTGA
- a CDS encoding energy transducer TonB: MRRNRLVSREDRLRSAAIVVGIHVALGWALLAGLGVAPVPAELKAPLALIDLNEPEPEPPATPMVPEAARKPTERAKDPEGAAAPPAKKNTPTEVVAPPPEVRLPVPPPLPAAPIAGTGTAPKAGAAPIDGPGTGRGGEGEGLGAGRYGDGTGGGGGGGVAEGPEYVSGDIQEGDAPRGLELRRVTRVGFRMLIGRDGRVRECQVTRSSGISALDAATCASAQRRLRWRPARDTAGRPVEAWVPGDNEWMPRAGPDRWVDAVEVRD, from the coding sequence ATGCGTCGCAACCGCCTCGTCAGTCGTGAAGACCGCCTCCGCTCGGCGGCGATCGTCGTCGGCATCCATGTTGCGCTCGGCTGGGCGCTGCTGGCGGGGCTTGGGGTCGCGCCGGTCCCGGCCGAACTCAAGGCCCCGCTGGCGCTGATCGACCTCAACGAGCCCGAGCCCGAGCCGCCCGCGACGCCGATGGTGCCCGAAGCCGCGCGCAAGCCGACCGAGCGAGCCAAGGATCCCGAGGGCGCCGCCGCCCCGCCGGCGAAGAAGAACACGCCGACCGAGGTCGTCGCCCCGCCCCCCGAGGTCCGCCTGCCCGTGCCACCGCCCCTCCCCGCCGCGCCGATCGCGGGCACCGGCACCGCGCCCAAGGCCGGCGCCGCTCCGATCGACGGTCCCGGCACCGGCCGCGGCGGCGAGGGCGAGGGGCTGGGCGCGGGACGTTATGGCGACGGGACCGGCGGCGGCGGTGGCGGCGGGGTCGCCGAAGGGCCCGAATATGTCTCGGGCGACATCCAGGAGGGTGATGCGCCGCGCGGGCTCGAGCTTCGCCGCGTGACCCGGGTCGGCTTCCGGATGCTGATCGGGCGCGACGGGCGGGTTCGCGAATGCCAGGTGACGCGCTCGAGCGGGATTTCCGCGCTCGACGCCGCGACCTGCGCCTCGGCCCAGCGGCGGCTGCGCTGGCGCCCGGCGCGCGACACGGCGGGGCGCCCGGTCGAGGCGTGGGTCCCGGGCGACAACGAGTGGATGCCGCGTGCCGGACCCGACCGCTGGGTCGATGCGGTCGAGGTCCGGGACTAG
- a CDS encoding alpha/beta fold hydrolase, protein MAKRATFVPNLLGGTLSAALVLSGPAAAQGAGSLVSAVPVTETPAGTQAWRVRYLTRTDRGEVREVTGMVIAPREAIPAQPRPVIAWTHGTWGTAEKCAPSLSPNFFNVTPAIDAVRRGYVVVAPDYIGLGNPGPHPYLVGTATARAVLDAVRSARQIAGAAAGSRYAVWGESQGGHAALWTGQLQGAEGAGLTLVGVAAGAPPTDLAENFRKASDPSAKAFLTALATDSWSRYYNVPLKLGARRTPGIIQRMAQNNCVSVDKPLKLGTILGILALRQDLRKTDLGTLRPWSSYVAANSTSPVSRVPVLFAQTREDPLVAPAVTRAFARRMCANRVRVRWIDLPGKDHATTARQSAAATIDWIDQRFAGARAPSDCGRI, encoded by the coding sequence ATGGCCAAGCGAGCGACCTTCGTCCCCAACCTTCTCGGCGGGACCTTGTCCGCCGCCCTGGTCCTCTCGGGCCCCGCCGCCGCGCAGGGCGCCGGAAGCCTCGTCTCAGCCGTTCCCGTCACCGAGACGCCGGCCGGGACCCAGGCCTGGCGCGTGCGCTACCTGACCCGCACCGATCGCGGCGAGGTCCGCGAGGTTACCGGGATGGTGATCGCCCCGCGCGAGGCGATCCCGGCCCAGCCGCGCCCGGTCATCGCCTGGACTCACGGCACCTGGGGCACGGCCGAGAAATGCGCCCCCTCGCTCAGCCCCAATTTCTTCAACGTCACCCCCGCCATCGACGCCGTCCGCCGCGGCTATGTGGTGGTCGCCCCTGACTATATCGGTCTCGGCAATCCCGGCCCGCACCCCTATCTGGTCGGTACCGCCACCGCCCGCGCGGTGCTCGACGCGGTTCGCTCGGCCCGACAGATCGCCGGCGCCGCGGCAGGCAGCCGCTATGCCGTGTGGGGCGAGAGCCAGGGCGGCCATGCCGCGCTGTGGACCGGCCAGCTCCAGGGCGCCGAGGGGGCAGGGCTCACCCTCGTCGGGGTCGCCGCGGGCGCGCCGCCGACCGACCTTGCCGAGAATTTCCGCAAGGCGAGCGATCCCAGCGCCAAGGCCTTCCTCACCGCGCTCGCGACCGACAGCTGGAGCCGCTACTACAATGTGCCGCTGAAGCTCGGTGCCCGCCGCACCCCCGGGATCATCCAGCGCATGGCGCAGAACAATTGCGTCAGCGTCGACAAGCCCCTGAAGCTTGGAACCATCCTCGGGATCCTCGCGCTTCGGCAGGATCTCAGGAAGACCGACCTCGGCACGCTGCGCCCTTGGTCCTCCTATGTCGCCGCCAACAGCACCTCGCCCGTCAGCCGGGTCCCGGTCCTGTTCGCGCAAACCCGCGAGGATCCCCTCGTCGCCCCCGCCGTCACCCGGGCCTTCGCCCGCCGGATGTGCGCCAACCGCGTCCGTGTCCGGTGGATCGACCTTCCCGGCAAGGACCACGCCACCACCGCCAGGCAGAGCGCGGCGGCGACCATCGACTGGATCGACCAGCGCTTCGCCGGCGCCCGCGCCCCGAGCGACTGCGGCCGGATCTGA
- a CDS encoding 2-dehydro-3-deoxygalactonokinase, whose product MWDEGFIAVDWGTTNRRAWRIDGDRVMGEFADDLGFTSVPAGGFPAAVAGIRARLGDLPLLMSGMVGARGGWVPAPYLPCPLDLDTLVAGLVRLEDERAFIVPGASYEEGKRADVLRGEETQFFGAVAAGLCGTDALICHPGTHNKWALLEGGRLTRFRTVMTGEMFNLLKHGSLLKAWLETEATPGAPFAEGVAQGWEGRALTADLFTVRARVLLGSLQEYEVASFVSGLLIGADLRTGLSDLPQGEVVVMGRGALTRLFSAALTQVGRPNREVDGEEAFLAGARAITERLS is encoded by the coding sequence ATGTGGGATGAAGGCTTCATCGCGGTCGACTGGGGGACCACCAATCGCCGCGCCTGGCGGATCGACGGGGACCGGGTCATGGGCGAGTTCGCCGACGACCTCGGGTTCACCAGCGTGCCCGCGGGCGGTTTCCCGGCCGCGGTCGCAGGCATTCGTGCCCGCCTCGGCGATCTTCCCCTGCTGATGTCCGGGATGGTCGGCGCGCGCGGCGGCTGGGTGCCGGCGCCCTATCTCCCCTGCCCGCTCGACCTCGACACGCTGGTCGCGGGACTGGTCCGGCTCGAGGACGAGCGCGCCTTCATCGTGCCCGGCGCCTCCTATGAAGAGGGGAAGCGCGCCGACGTCCTCCGCGGCGAGGAGACGCAATTCTTCGGCGCCGTCGCGGCCGGGCTGTGCGGCACCGACGCGCTCATCTGCCATCCCGGCACCCACAACAAATGGGCCTTGCTCGAAGGCGGCCGCCTGACCCGCTTCCGCACCGTGATGACGGGCGAGATGTTCAACCTTCTCAAGCACGGCAGCCTGCTCAAGGCCTGGCTCGAGACCGAGGCCACCCCCGGCGCACCCTTTGCCGAGGGCGTGGCGCAAGGCTGGGAGGGCCGCGCGCTGACCGCCGACCTGTTCACCGTGCGGGCCCGCGTGCTGCTCGGCAGCCTGCAGGAATATGAGGTCGCGAGCTTCGTTTCCGGGCTGCTGATCGGCGCGGACCTGCGCACCGGCCTGTCCGACCTGCCGCAAGGCGAGGTGGTGGTGATGGGCCGCGGCGCGCTGACCCGCTTGTTCTCGGCCGCCTTGACCCAGGTCGGGCGGCCCAACCGCGAAGTCGATGGCGAGGAGGCTTTCCTTGCCGGCGCGCGGGCCATCACGGAGCGACTGTCATGA
- a CDS encoding energy transducer TonB gives MERSWVSNRDRATAVVAVALVHAALFSALLTLGAGRAIVAQIDPLKVFDVTPDPPPPPPPPPITVETKKAPKPEGASAPPAKKAEATPIVKPPPRVVLPVTPPVVAAPKPGTGAAPSQGAAPVDGPGTGAGGTGNGTGSGGSGSGPGGGGGGGGTGPSVIASTTLTGRSYPRDVLRAWPRGARVFVAVRVQVDGRATDCKVNRSSGDAIVDQWTCRLVEERVRFRPAIDGNGRPYVRWYGYVQAPVNF, from the coding sequence ATGGAACGATCGTGGGTCAGCAACCGGGACAGGGCGACGGCGGTAGTGGCCGTGGCGCTGGTCCATGCCGCGCTCTTCTCGGCCTTGCTGACGCTCGGTGCGGGCCGCGCGATCGTCGCGCAGATCGACCCGCTCAAGGTGTTCGACGTGACGCCCGATCCGCCGCCGCCCCCGCCCCCGCCCCCGATCACGGTTGAGACGAAGAAGGCGCCCAAACCCGAAGGCGCCTCCGCACCGCCCGCCAAGAAGGCCGAGGCGACCCCAATCGTGAAGCCTCCGCCCAGGGTGGTGCTGCCCGTAACCCCGCCGGTGGTCGCGGCGCCCAAGCCCGGCACCGGGGCCGCGCCGAGCCAAGGCGCCGCGCCGGTCGACGGGCCGGGGACGGGTGCGGGCGGGACCGGCAACGGAACCGGCAGCGGCGGCTCGGGATCGGGCCCGGGCGGCGGTGGTGGTGGCGGGGGCACCGGCCCCTCGGTCATTGCCAGCACTACGCTCACCGGCCGAAGCTACCCGCGCGACGTGCTTCGCGCCTGGCCACGCGGCGCCCGGGTGTTCGTCGCGGTCCGGGTCCAGGTCGACGGCCGCGCGACCGACTGCAAGGTCAACCGCTCGAGCGGCGACGCAATCGTCGACCAGTGGACCTGCCGGCTGGTCGAGGAGCGGGTCCGCTTCCGCCCGGCGATCGACGGCAATGGCCGGCCCTATGTGCGCTGGTACGGCTACGTCCAGGCACCGGTGAATTTCTAG
- a CDS encoding ZIP family metal transporter, with amino-acid sequence MSLDLIATGTLGSFLAGQATTLGALPVFFMRSISKRTENAFLGFSAGIMLAASFFSLIIPGLEAAGELHGGSKTVAAAIVAAAVLLGATTLHIVNRYAPHEHFISGPMSGAEKSKLARIWLFVIAISLHNFPEGLAVGVSFGSPDQTAGYATAFGIGLQNIPEGLAVALSLAAVGYGRAYSFFIAVLTGLIEPLGGFIGISAISVSSELLPWGLGFAGGAMIWVVSSEIIPETHRDKQEGIATFALMLGLAVMMFLDWTFG; translated from the coding sequence ATGAGCCTCGACCTCATCGCCACCGGCACGCTCGGCAGCTTCCTCGCGGGCCAGGCGACCACGCTCGGCGCGCTTCCGGTCTTCTTCATGCGCTCGATCAGCAAGCGCACCGAGAACGCCTTTCTCGGCTTCTCCGCGGGGATCATGCTCGCGGCGAGCTTTTTTTCGCTGATCATCCCGGGCCTCGAGGCGGCGGGCGAACTGCACGGCGGCAGCAAGACCGTCGCCGCCGCCATCGTCGCCGCCGCGGTCCTGCTCGGTGCGACGACGCTCCACATCGTCAACCGCTATGCCCCGCACGAGCATTTCATCTCGGGGCCGATGAGCGGCGCCGAGAAGAGCAAGCTCGCGCGCATCTGGCTGTTCGTGATCGCCATCTCGCTCCACAATTTTCCCGAAGGCCTCGCGGTCGGGGTCAGCTTCGGCAGCCCCGACCAGACCGCGGGCTATGCGACCGCTTTCGGGATCGGTCTCCAGAACATCCCCGAGGGCCTTGCGGTGGCGCTCAGCCTCGCCGCGGTCGGCTATGGCCGCGCTTATTCCTTCTTCATCGCGGTGCTGACCGGGCTGATCGAGCCCCTCGGTGGGTTCATCGGGATCAGCGCCATCTCGGTGTCGAGCGAACTCCTGCCCTGGGGCCTCGGCTTCGCGGGGGGCGCGATGATCTGGGTGGTGTCGAGCGAGATCATCCCCGAGACCCACCGCGACAAGCAGGAGGGAATTGCCACCTTCGCGCTGATGCTGGGCCTCGCGGTGATGATGTTCCTCGACTGGACCTTCGGCTAG
- a CDS encoding aldose 1-epimerase codes for MMLPTASLMLRAGPLELELSPSIGGSITRFTWVEGKRRIPLLRESHSDARTVLDQASFPLVPYVNRIRGGRFTFRGREVRIAANMAGDISPLHGQGWLGEWTVESASETEATLRFVHPTGEWPWSYEAMQHVTLDPAGFSLRLECRNTSDSPMPCGLGQHPYFPCGAETRLRTGVATAFEIDEHVLPVAEVPATGRFDLADRAVCGLGLDHGFGGWSGEALMTDPAWPAPLRLSSPEARFFQLYSPATGGIFVAEPVTHANAALNEPEERWAELGMRVLDPGEAMALDLRLELRA; via the coding sequence ATGATGCTCCCGACCGCTTCCCTCATGCTTCGCGCCGGCCCCCTCGAGCTGGAGCTAAGCCCTTCGATCGGCGGGTCAATCACCCGTTTCACCTGGGTCGAGGGCAAGCGCCGCATCCCGCTCTTGCGCGAAAGCCACAGTGACGCGCGAACCGTTCTCGACCAGGCGAGCTTCCCCTTGGTCCCCTATGTGAACCGGATCCGCGGCGGCCGCTTCACCTTCCGCGGCCGCGAGGTGCGGATCGCGGCCAACATGGCCGGCGACATCTCGCCGCTCCACGGACAGGGCTGGCTCGGGGAATGGACCGTCGAAAGCGCAAGCGAGACCGAGGCCACCCTCCGTTTCGTCCACCCCACCGGCGAATGGCCCTGGTCCTACGAGGCCATGCAGCACGTCACGCTCGACCCGGCCGGTTTCTCGCTCAGGCTCGAGTGCCGCAACACCAGCGACAGCCCCATGCCCTGCGGCCTTGGCCAGCACCCCTATTTTCCCTGCGGCGCCGAGACCCGCCTGCGGACCGGGGTCGCCACCGCCTTCGAGATCGACGAGCATGTCCTGCCGGTCGCCGAGGTCCCCGCCACCGGCCGCTTCGACCTTGCCGACCGCGCCGTCTGCGGGCTCGGGCTCGACCATGGATTCGGCGGGTGGAGCGGGGAAGCGCTGATGACCGACCCCGCCTGGCCCGCGCCGCTTCGTCTTTCGAGCCCCGAGGCCCGCTTCTTCCAGCTCTATTCGCCAGCGACCGGCGGCATCTTCGTGGCCGAGCCGGTCACCCACGCCAATGCGGCCCTCAATGAGCCCGAGGAACGCTGGGCCGAGCTCGGGATGCGGGTCCTGGACCCCGGCGAAGCCATGGCGCTCGACCTCCGCCTCGAGCTTCGCGCATGA